Genomic DNA from Nitratidesulfovibrio vulgaris str. Hildenborough:
AGGATGACGGGATTGCAACGCATGATATCCGGGCATGGAGGTCGGGCCGGGACATCCATGTCGACCTGCATCTCGTGCTGCCCCGGCATATGACCATGGAGCAGGCACAGGCGCGCGCCACGGTCGTCGAAGATATCCTGCGGGGCCAGATTCCCCATGTCGTCGAGGTACTTGTGCGGGCCGAGGCCTGCGATGAGGCACAGTGCAGCGCCTGCCGCCATGCTGGCAGGTGCCATGAGAGGTAGGGGCCCTGCGTACGGTTCAGGGATTACGGGGTATTGGCAGCAGATGGCGTGTCGCTCCGGTGCCGCGGGCGGTGCGTAGCCTGCGGGGGGGCGTAACACATGACTTAAGCCCGGCGCTGGCCTAGCGTATCCCCGGCAGGTCGTACCCCCCGGCAGGGGATGCCACGTGGCCCACAGCGTGCGGGTGCGACTTCGTGTCGCTCAATGGAAAGGCCCGCATGTATGCGGGCCCTTCGTTTGTCTTTATGGGGGGGCAGTCACGGGGCAACCCGCGAGGCGCGCAGCTAGATGCGGCCTTCCTCCACGGCGTGACATGCCACCAGAGCACCGCCGGGCTGCGGCAGGGCGCGGGGCACCTCGTTCATGCAGCGCTTGTCGGCGTGGGGGCAGCGACCGTGGAAGACGCAGCCCGAAGGCAGGTTGATGGGCGTGGGCACGTCACCGGAGAGGCGGATGTGCTTCAGGCCCTTCTGCCCGATACGCGGAATGGCGGAGAGCAATGCCTGCGTATACGGGTGGCGCGGTGAACCGAACAGGTCTTCGCTGGTGGCGAGTTCACACAGTGAACCGAGGTACATGACCGCCACACGGGTGGAGATGTGCTCCACCACCGAGAGGTCGTGGCTGATGAACAGGTAGGTCAGGTTGCGCTGTTCCTGCATGTCCATCATCAGGTTCAGCACCTGCGCCTGAATGGAGACGTCCAGTGCGGAGATGGGTTCGTCCGCCACGATGAACTCGGGGTCGACGGCAAGGGCGCGGGCGATGGATATGCGCTGGCGTTGCCCGCCCGAGAACTCATGCGGATAGCGCGTGGCCCACACAGGGTTGATGCCCACCTGTTCCATGACGGCGGCGACCCTGTCGAGCACTTCGCCTTCGCCGATGCCGGGGTTGTGGAAGCGGATGGGTTCTTCGAGAATCTGGTTCACGCGCATACGCGGGTTGAGCGAGGCGTAAGGGTCCTGGAAGACCATCTGCATGCGGGTGCGGTAGGGCAGCATCTCCGTGTCGGAGAGGTGGTCGATGCGCCGGTCACGGTAGTGGATTTCGCCGGAATTGGGGCGGTACAGGCCGATGACCGTGCGTGCGAGGGTCGATTTGCCGCAGCCCGATTCACCGACAACGCTGAGGGTCTCGCCCTCGTTGATGGTGAACGAGACGTCGTTGACCGCATGGACGACAGTGCGCTTGCGGACGATGCCGGAGCCGGTGAGCCTGAGCTGGTCGAGAAAGCCGCCGGAGATGTCGAAGTGCTTGACGACATTGCGCAGGTTGAGAAGAGGTTTCTGTTGCATCGTAACTCCGCTAGTCCAGCAGGTGGCACGCCACAAGTCCGCCGTTGCGCTTGGGCAGGAGGCGCGGCCGCGAGGTGCGGCACACGTCCTGACACAGCTCGCAACGGTTGTGGAAGGGACAGATGCCGTGCGCGATCTCGGAGAGGCTGGGCATGGCACCCGGAATCTGGTTCAGGCGATGCCGCTTGCCCACGCAGCCCCCGCCACAGCTGTTGCCCTGCGGCAGGGCGGCGAGCAGCCCCTTGGTGTAGGGGTGCTGCGGGTCGGCCACGATGCGCGCGGTCTCGCCCATCTCCACGATGCGGCCCGCGTACATGACGGCTATCTTCTGCGTCACCTGCGAGACCACGCCGAGGTCGTGCGTGATGAGGATGAG
This window encodes:
- a CDS encoding ABC transporter ATP-binding protein, producing MQQKPLLNLRNVVKHFDISGGFLDQLRLTGSGIVRKRTVVHAVNDVSFTINEGETLSVVGESGCGKSTLARTVIGLYRPNSGEIHYRDRRIDHLSDTEMLPYRTRMQMVFQDPYASLNPRMRVNQILEEPIRFHNPGIGEGEVLDRVAAVMEQVGINPVWATRYPHEFSGGQRQRISIARALAVDPEFIVADEPISALDVSIQAQVLNLMMDMQEQRNLTYLFISHDLSVVEHISTRVAVMYLGSLCELATSEDLFGSPRHPYTQALLSAIPRIGQKGLKHIRLSGDVPTPINLPSGCVFHGRCPHADKRCMNEVPRALPQPGGALVACHAVEEGRI